TCTTTCGGGATCGCGTTATTAGGTTATAGATGGGTATTAGGTAACGGATTAAAATTGTCCTTGGCTTATCCACTTTTTACATCTGCAGGATTTATCATAGTGCTCGTTGCTTCCGCGATATTTTTTAAAGAAGAGCTGAACTGGACCCAATGGACTGGAATAGGTTTGATACTCGCAGGAGTATGGCTGACCTCTGCGGAAATGTTCGCCTAAGTCATTAAGTTCATAAATAATAAACCGAATAGAGTAGTGATCTCGAATCCAAATTGTGGCCGAGATCGTTACTCCTGGAGTCTAATCGTAGGAGGATAGTCGCTTCGCTCCTGAAGCCCGGGTAGCCGGACTATAAGCTAAAAATTCAAACCGGTCCAAGCTTAAAGTTTTTCAACTTTATAGGATGGTATGAGTTTTATGCAGACCGCAGCCTTATTCCTTTCTTTACTATCTTTAATCTACTGTTCCAGTTTCGCAACTTCCA
The DNA window shown above is from Leptospira dzoumogneensis and carries:
- a CDS encoding SMR family transporter; the encoded protein is MKLTVIIIFVVALFFNALANILIKASSLGDKTNTASGIEGLIKAFLHPVFFAGLASFGIALLGYRWVLGNGLKLSLAYPLFTSAGFIIVLVASAIFFKEELNWTQWTGIGLILAGVWLTSAEMFA